AGCATACTTTTAGagtattattttataaaatggCTATAATATCCCTGGACTGTCATTACACCAGAGAACCACATGGTGGAGCAGACGGCTGAGAGCTACATGCTGCAGTGGCAAAGGGGCCACATCAGTAACTACCAATACCTGCTGCACCTGAACAACCTGGCAGACCGCAGCTGCAACGACCTGTCGCAGTACCCCGTCTTCCCCTGGGTCATCGCCGATTACACCAGTACTGAGTTAGGTGGGTACTGGAGAGAGGTTCAGCCACACTGCTGTCTTAGCATTGAGGGTGGTAGACCACCTTGTATGTCTGTGTCACATGGTCATCACcccctttctgtctctctctctctctctctctccccctctcctccAAGACTTGAGGAATCCAGCAAGTTTCCGGGACCTGAGCAAGCCAGTGGGGGCTCTGAACAAAGAGCGTCTGGAGCGGCTTCTggtgagcgccccctgctgtctgtTTGAGATAGGAGGTCTTGGACTCATGCATGTTTATGAGTTGAATGACCAGTCAGTGACTCGTGAAAATAATGAGGCACAATTCATAGCATAGTTGAATAAGATTTTATGGGTAACTatttaatttgcttttaaaacgTCATTTTAACGACTACGTTTCGTATGCTGCCAATTAGCATTATCTCTAATGGGGTCCTTATTTATAATCAGGTACTGCCAGGTAAATATTGCAAATTGACTGATTAGGGTCGGAACGATTTATTTTTCTACCAAATGGAGACACGAAAACTTCCCGTCCTTATTTTTAACCGAGTTTGAGATATGGCTATTGGCGACCCCCCCTGACCTGATGACTAGGGGCCTCACTTTCAGTTCCCAGGTTTTGCTGTGTAAATTCTGAAATGCTTTATTTTGGTACCTAGTACGGTGGGATTTTTTTGTAGGCCACGATGAGAAAATTGAGGGTGAAATTGACCAGTATTATGGGTCAAACTGTCGAAATCGTGACATTAATTTTAGTGCGGTTTTTGAAAGAAACGGCAACAAAGCATAGGTTGGCAAAaagcgtaaaaaaaaaaactcttcatTTTTGTGAAAATAATGTTATGTAACATTCCTGGACAGAGAAATAATAAGCTGAATCTGAATCATTTCGGGCTGCTGTTTACGCTCTCCTTCAGGCAGTGCTGGTACCTGTTATAATGAGAAAAGTGTCACATGATCCACAGCCCCTTTGTCCCCAGGCTCGTTACCGGGACATGCCAGACCCCAAGTTCATGTACGGCAGCCACTACTCCTCTCCGGGCTACGTGCTCTTCTACCTAGTCCGAGTGGGTATGTGCATGGACATTCCGGAACATTCCTCTCTGCAGCAATCAGAATACGGTCTCAATATGGTTGGAGATGTGGTTCCTCCGTACCTGTGGCTCATTTTAATTCTCAGTCTTCTTGTTTTGTCCATAGCTCCGGAGTACATGCTGTGTTTACAGAATGGCCGATACGACCACGCCGACCGCATGTTCAACAGGTAACGCCACGTGGATCGCGGTTCATCCCCTTCAGTCTTTAGTCACCCCCCGAAATACAGTTTTCATTCGTGATTTTACACCAGAAAGTTCTATGTTCAAGTTCCATGAATAGATGTAAATACAATCTAatagcaaatttccaaaactcgcTCAGCTCACAGGATACATTTTCAGGAATATTTTTGCAGActtagtgagttttggaaaagtACCGAAAGTTCTTTGGATTACGTGAGGACTGAGTGAGATGTGGCTCCCCATTCTGTagcatatgatgaggaagcctgactttaggcaAATGggactttgctcttcagttACTAATCCCCTGGCAAATGAGAAAACTCAGTTCTGCCCTCCGCAGAAAATGTCTGCCCAGGCCTGGATTACACTGATTTCGTTAGCGTGTTTTCTCTTGTAACCTTCTGCGTTTCTGACTGATGGCATTATCATCGTTTTTCCTCAATAGCATATCGGAAACTTGGAAAAACTGCTTAGAGGGTGCCACTGACTTCAAGGAGGTATGACATTGGTGCATTTTTACTGTGAAGATGCTCATTGGTTGGTATTGTGTCCTGCTTTGATTCGTTAAGTCTTTGTGCCGTTATGGAGCCCCTCCCACAGCCCAGGAGGCGGTATTAGCGTAATTTGGCTATAGCCCTATGCCCTTCAGTCAGTACCGTCAGCCGCCCCTCCCTGCCGCTAATGTAACTCCAACCATGATGAATTCCCACCCCTCCCAGTTAATCCCAGAATTCTATGGGAATGACGCCAGCTTCCTGGAGAACAACCTGAACCTCGATCTAGGGAAGCGACAGGGAGGGAGGATGGTGGGGGATGTGAGCATGCCCCCCTGGGCCTCAGGTGAGATGGGCAGACAGGTAGACTTGCGCCACGTTATGCTTCTGTTTGCCAGTCCTAGAAATAACTGCCTTTGAGTCCTTggaacaggggtggggaacctgatccatggagggccgatgcgggtgcaggtttttgggatggcctctcaatcagccaataacagaaGGTCCCCGGGACAGgatttgagaaccactgctttattattggctgattgagaggccatcccaaaaacccgcacccacaccggccctccatggatcaggttccccacccttGCCTTGGAGTGATGCTGCTCTCTCACGCCCCCTAGTGGATGAGCTTAATTGCTTATTATGGAGACAAACAGGCCATTAAACCTAAAATGAAAAGTAATGcccctgtatgtgtgtgttgggaTGTTCTGCCAGACACCAGAGACTTCCTCCAGAAATGCCAGCAGGCCCTGGAGAGCCAGTACGTCTCGGAGCACCTGCACGAGTGGATCGACCTGATCTTTGGCTACAAGCAGAGGGGGAGCGAGGCTATAGGCGCCCACAATGGTACGGGGACGGGAAGGGAGGGGGGTCCTCTGACAGGAGCCACCCTGGGGGTGGTGGATTTATGAGCCGCTGAAAAGTGTCGCAGAACACTGCCCAGACACAACTCGATATGTCTCAGTATTAAACTTTTGAGAGATTATCTGAGGAAAAAAGTGAACAAACAGTGGAAAGGAGGAAAAATATCCATTGCACAAGGAAGTCAATCAGTGTGGCTCAGCAGCTTAGGACTTTCTGCCTGGGATCAGAAGGTCAGCAGTTAAAATCCCAAAGATTTGttcgttgggcccttgagcaaggctcttaacctcTGGTTGCACCCGGCGCTGTCTGACGCtcctatttaaaaaatgtgcatTGCTTTGTATAAAAGTGCCTGCCGCATAGGTGTAAGGTGATGTAACCGAAATATGCTGAGGGTTTGTTTCATTTAGaccaggggtagccaatcttatccgcaaagggccggtgtgtatgcaggttcgTGGGATaacctttgcggataagattggccacccctgatttagacaGTAACTGTCAGGATAACCTGATCGTTAGCTTTAGCTTAGTGATTTATGTGACCAGGTAGTCGGGTCGTTAGGCACATAGCCTGAAGATCACCAGCAGAGTACTTTTACCTTAATTTCTCCTGTGAAATACCCACCTCTACAAATGACTAAACCTGTAAGGTGATTTAGAGAGAAGTGAAGTTCACCCTACTAACCTTAACCTTACTAGCTGCAGTGACAAAGGACTGTGAAATCGGAGGTAACCCTGGGTTCAGATGGTAATGAAATAACACTCTTTCTTTTTCAGTCTTTCATCCATTGACATATGAAGGAGGGATCGACTGTGACAGGTAATGGGGCGGATGAGTGCAGGCTGCCTGCGTCGTCATGGACACAGTGTGCAGACAACTTCCTGTCTCTTACTTCCTGTCTCTTACTTCCTGTCTCTCACTTCCTGTCCTCTACAGTATCGAGGACCCTGATCAGAAGATCGCCATGCTGACGCAGATACTGGAGTTCGGACAGACCCCCAAGCAGCTGttcaccaccccccacccccagaggaTCATGCCCAGATTCCAGAGCATGTCTCGCACCCCCAGCCAGAACGCTTCCCTCAGTGAGCTTTCACCAGGTATGGAGGTAGCTGACAATGTTCACTCAACAGGCTCTCTTTAGGAACAGAGGAGGATCTGTCCTCTAGTGCAGTGTCCACGCAGTGAGCTACTGTAACTCTAGGTATGGAGGTTCAGCATTACCAAGGATGTTATTGAGGATGAATGGACGTTTTGTCATTGCCCATGCTGTGTTCAAGGGTATCCTGTTTAATTATGTTGAATGCCTTCCACAGTTTAGTGTGACAGCTCCATATGTTTACTGATAAAGATCAGGTGCAGGAGCGGCGAAGTTCAGCTTTCAGCCTCTTGGTGGCACTGTTTGGCCAGTTCTGCTGCGGCACACAAAAGCAGGACTTCATTGTGTATTTAGTAGATACTTTGCTCTGAAGTGGTGTGCAAGTGAGGAATGCCTGGGATCAGAGCAGGGTCAGCGAACACCCAGCAGCCCTGGAGTAGTtagtgttaagggccttgctcaagggcccgacCGTGTTGTGATTACTGGAGAAATATCCAAGAGTGCATCTGTTTCTCTGCACTTGATCCTCTAGCCTCCATCAGCGAGGACTCGTCTTTTGAAGACCTGACAGAagagagcaggaagatggcgTGGAACCACATGAGCAAGCTGAAGATGGTGGCCGACCACAAGATTCACAAAGAGTGAGGGAACTATTCTGGTTattatggttctgcctgtgtGTTCAGGTAAAATCCTTTCTAGGCGTTCAGGCATCTGCATGCTGCCAAACGTAGCCCTCAAACCCTCAGCTGTGATTCGGTCCTATAGAGAGGAGTTGCATTTACCCTAATTTTAAATGCTGTCTCCTTCCTTAAATCGCAGGGCCATAACGGGCATCGCAGTAACTCGTGCAGGACTCTCCGTTTTCACGTCGTCTCAAGGTGCGATGGATCTCTTGTAACGTCAACACCATGCTGGTATCGCGGGATGTCATGTGGAGTATCTCACTTGTTCTGTTTACAGACTCGACGTTGAAGATGTTCTCCAAGGACTCCAGCAGCTTACAGAGAAGCATCTCCTTCTCCAACATGGTAAATCAGCCAGACATCCATCTACAGCCAGCATGTCACTAGCTTTTCCGCCTAAATGAACTATAAGTATCTTTCTTTGATCTGTTCTGCTGGTGACTTCTCTGCAGTACTTAGATTGGTGCtattgtttatttctttttactgcacaagaattattattattactattattattattatttattgatttatttaatttatgttGTCTTATTACCTTAAGATTCTGTTTTTCAGAATATTCTGTGTACTTTGTACTTCTTTGAGTTTGTTTGCACggtatatgcatatatactgtCGTTGCCTGTGCTCTACGTAAATTGaggagcaaatttccaaaacgcATTCAATGAGTTGGTGAGTTTTGAAACGTGAGGGCTGAGTTTTAGTTCCAGTCATGGCTGAATTTTTCATTGACTCAtgtctcatctcaaaaacaacaaaaagacGTGGGCTTTTTTTAGAAATTTGAGTTTtagaaatttgctcttcaattgTTGCTCTATGGAAAAGAATATACCATTGGCATCAATAAAGCTATCTTATATTATCTTGTCTTGTCTTATATCTGATCTTGTCCTGCCCTATCCTATCCTGCCCTATCCTGTCCTGtcttgtcctgtcctgtcctatcccatcctgtcctgtcctgtcctgtcctgatGGTGACACATTCTCTCTTCTAAGGCACTGTCATCCTGCCTCATCCTCCCAGAAGATGCGACAGTGGTGTGCTCATCCTGGGACAACAACGTGTACGTGCCGTGCTCAGAACTGCGTAATGTAGCAGGCCCAACAATATGGCCGCCTCAGTAATCGTGTTCTTACAGAGCCGTTTTccactgcaacccccccccccccagctattTCTACTCGATAGCTTATGGGCGACGGCAGGACACCATCATGGGCCATGACGATGCCGTGAGCAAAGTGTGCTGGAAGGAGAACCGGCTCTACACAGCGTCCTGGGACTCTACTGTGAAGGCAAGTGATGTCATCATCGTCCAATCCAGCCCCAGGGCATCATGCAGACCAGTGTTATTATAgtgttaatttttttatttaatttccatttttacatcattttccattttcaattgaaatccagtttagtttCAGTTAAAGTGTGGGgttattcgtttttttttttgttttttttttaaagatatggTTCAGTTTAAATACAGTgtagtttaagttttttttttttttttttaaggatagATTGAAGGTTGTACGAATACTTTGTCGGTTTTTTAGAGAATGCAGCATGAACTCACAGTGCACATTACTTGCTTATGTCCTCAAAATGGGCAAGACATGTTCCAGGTGTTAGTGGTAATTAAAAGAAATCCTTACTTTAGCTAAATATTAGTTAAGTATTGAAAAACCTGTGACAGAAAatatttgcttgtttttattttatttcagtttgttttgggAGAGCCatttatagtttttattttgttgtagTATATTATTTAGTTTCAGTTTAGAAAATGTTTGCTTTTAGTTTTAATTCTAGCTTTCTTTAACGATAATAATGCTGAGACTCAACAGAGACTTTCAATTGCCTCCCAACTTGGCTGATGATGAATGAACTGTACAGATGTGATCCTGGTCACATATAACGAGTCTCAGATGTGTAGCGTTTCTCTAATGTCAAGCTGGATGAAAGCTCAAACTGAATTAGATCCAGTGGGAGAATCATTATAAgattttctaattttttttagTGCATCTTCATAAATgtgaaattaattacattttatgtgCCGCTTATCGCAATGTTCATTAACCATCCATACGTCATTCAGTTGCTCATCCCAGTAAGGATTGTGGATACACTGATTTCCAAAACAGGAAATTCCCTGGGGCGAATCAGACTGTAAATTCCCTTCCGGGATAGAAGCCGATgagcaggaagtgatgtcacgtTGTGTGGTGTTGCAGGTGTGGCGCTGCATCGCCGCCGAGGTATCGAGCAGCAGGAGGGGCCCCTTCGAGTTGCTGGCGGAGCTGGAGCATGACGCAGGGGTGAGTGTCTGGAGGAAGGTCTTTGATAATCAGGACTCCAGACTGGGGGTGAGACTCAGCCGTGtgcccagtgcatgctgggacatgcctAGTCTGAGCCCATTTGGACGGAGTCCTTCGATGATCGGCTCGGGGTGCGGCCCTGCTCTGTACAAGCCATGACTCAACATCACTTTGAAAATGGTGCAATCTGTGAGTTACGTAACAATTCATGATTCAAGAGTCTATTGTCATATGGACAGTAAACAGTCAGTTTCAATACGCAATGGAAATCTTACTCTGCATGATTCATTCAGATTACAAATGTGAATTATGGTGCTTACAGTAAGCAAATAAAATATGATTACAATTATTACAATAAACACGCCGACACAGTGGAATGTAACATGTAGTGCAAAGGAAACATATTTTTTACAATGCAGTTCAGACTTAAAGGTAAAGTTGGATGCACTCTAACACAGTGGTCTCCAATGTTTGCTTTTTCTGTTCAATGAGAGCTTTTCCATTTTCAAAGAAAGTAGCCTGGGGAAACTCCCTACCGAGATTTTGCCAATCTGCTGTCAGCGGCTGGGCTTCCTTGATATATCTTGTTGACCAGCCATGAAGGTGATGGTCTGATTTTTCCCCTGGACTAGGAATGTGTTGAAAGTCAATGCGTTGATTACGATTGACTGGTTGGTGGCCACCTGCTTCTGGGGTCAGAGGACCCTTTGTGACTATATGGAAATTCCTCGGCTTGTGAACGAGTCTCGTACAGATCGTTTCCGGATGTTGTTCAACTGCTCTTCTCTGTCCACAAGGTAAACACAATTAGCCTCAATCAAGCGGGAACGTTATTGGCCTCCGGTACGAAGGAGGGGGCAATCAGCATATGGGACACCACAAGCTCCTCGCTGGTGCATCAGATCCAGTGCCACTCTGGAAAGATCCATGACATCGCGTTCAGTCCTGGTATGATTCCCTTCTGCGCTGTAGTTCATTTGCATCTGGCTGGATTACATGTATGTTGTACTTTCTGGAAAGGACAGAGTTATCTGGAAAGGACAGAGTTATATGGAAAGGACAGAGTTTCTGGAAAGGACAGAGTTATCTGGAAAGGACAGAGTTAATGTATTGCCTTGGGTTGGAAATAATGAGAACATTTGCAGTGTAGATCGAAGGAGGTGTTTAGGCTGTGATTCATCACGTCTGTGGTTTACTTGCTGAGAACCATGCCTTTTTATTAGATAAAAGTCTGTGATTCAAATCTAGTAATACATCTAGTAATATTTTGGCCATTTTGTCATCTCTATTGGGGATTTTTTTGTTATCCAAGCACATTTCTTTTTTAAGTGGATGTTGCCTAAAATGGGCTCTGTTGGTTATTTCCCAAGCTTCCAACTCACTACATTTCTTCCTAATTCTAAAGCTAATTTTAAAGTTGACAGTGTGTAGCTGTGTGGGTTAGGAAGCCTGTGCTGTAATCAGACGGTCACCAGTTCAGATCGtatggttggcagagtgatgtcaccattggcccCCCCAGGCCCCAGCTGCTCCATGGACTGGCTGACTGCTTTCCCACTCGattgttgctttggataaaagcatctgattattatttttttttttttttaaatggtggCGACACATTCAGTTTTGTCCTTGGCGTGCTCGTTTCTGGATCGGAAACGTGAGGTTTCTAGAATCTTCTATGAATTGTGGCTGACCTGCGGCTCCCCGCGGCCCTGCAGACAGCAGACACGTGCTGAGTTCGGGTGAG
The Paramormyrops kingsleyae isolate MSU_618 chromosome 4, PKINGS_0.4, whole genome shotgun sequence genome window above contains:
- the nsmaf gene encoding protein FAN isoform X1, producing MAFIRKKERPKERFSLLLLDLEEYYFEQHTAYNVISNGTNQKRRIRGSLKICSKSIIFEPEPAAEPILKIPLRDCKLIEGVEENDQNPFNESKLVGLSIACKQVFLIKESNIVAPYRIERGDQRFFFQLDLSRKTEDVIQTLLQLHRASCLNKLGDQTAMIAANLQSRLARTSFDKNSFQSVSEKPHMECEAEMVTPLVTNPGHVCITDQNLYFQPLNGYPEQVVKIMLHSVRRIYKRRHGLRPLGLEVFCSENDLCSDIYLKVYNTKDRDELYYYIATFLENHMVEQTAESYMLQWQRGHISNYQYLLHLNNLADRSCNDLSQYPVFPWVIADYTSTELDLRNPASFRDLSKPVGALNKERLERLLARYRDMPDPKFMYGSHYSSPGYVLFYLVRVAPEYMLCLQNGRYDHADRMFNSISETWKNCLEGATDFKELIPEFYGNDASFLENNLNLDLGKRQGGRMVGDVSMPPWASDTRDFLQKCQQALESQYVSEHLHEWIDLIFGYKQRGSEAIGAHNVFHPLTYEGGIDCDSIEDPDQKIAMLTQILEFGQTPKQLFTTPHPQRIMPRFQSMSRTPSQNASLSELSPASISEDSSFEDLTEESRKMAWNHMSKLKMVADHKIHKEAITGIAVTRAGLSVFTSSQDSTLKMFSKDSSSLQRSISFSNMALSSCLILPEDATVVCSSWDNNVYFYSIAYGRRQDTIMGHDDAVSKVCWKENRLYTASWDSTVKVWRCIAAEVSSSRRGPFELLAELEHDAGVNTISLNQAGTLLASGTKEGAISIWDTTSSSLVHQIQCHSGKIHDIAFSPDSRHVLSSGEDCSLKVVDVQTGMLLSSVAADEPQRCFCWDGNTVLSGGGTGDLLVWDIMAGRVTHRIPGHSGPVTAMWMNEQCSSIITGGEDKHLIFWKPQY
- the nsmaf gene encoding protein FAN isoform X2; the protein is MAFIRKKERPKERFSLLLLDLEEYYFEQHTAYNVISNGTNQKRRIRGSLKICSKSIIFEPEPAAEPILKIPLRDCKLIEGVEENDQNPFNDKLVGLSIACKQVFLIKESNIVAPYRIERGDQRFFFQLDLSRKTEDVIQTLLQLHRASCLNKLGDQTAMIAANLQSRLARTSFDKNSFQSVSEKPHMECEAEMVTPLVTNPGHVCITDQNLYFQPLNGYPEQVVKIMLHSVRRIYKRRHGLRPLGLEVFCSENDLCSDIYLKVYNTKDRDELYYYIATFLENHMVEQTAESYMLQWQRGHISNYQYLLHLNNLADRSCNDLSQYPVFPWVIADYTSTELDLRNPASFRDLSKPVGALNKERLERLLARYRDMPDPKFMYGSHYSSPGYVLFYLVRVAPEYMLCLQNGRYDHADRMFNSISETWKNCLEGATDFKELIPEFYGNDASFLENNLNLDLGKRQGGRMVGDVSMPPWASDTRDFLQKCQQALESQYVSEHLHEWIDLIFGYKQRGSEAIGAHNVFHPLTYEGGIDCDSIEDPDQKIAMLTQILEFGQTPKQLFTTPHPQRIMPRFQSMSRTPSQNASLSELSPASISEDSSFEDLTEESRKMAWNHMSKLKMVADHKIHKEAITGIAVTRAGLSVFTSSQDSTLKMFSKDSSSLQRSISFSNMALSSCLILPEDATVVCSSWDNNVYFYSIAYGRRQDTIMGHDDAVSKVCWKENRLYTASWDSTVKVWRCIAAEVSSSRRGPFELLAELEHDAGVNTISLNQAGTLLASGTKEGAISIWDTTSSSLVHQIQCHSGKIHDIAFSPDSRHVLSSGEDCSLKVVDVQTGMLLSSVAADEPQRCFCWDGNTVLSGGGTGDLLVWDIMAGRVTHRIPGHSGPVTAMWMNEQCSSIITGGEDKHLIFWKPQY